AACTATCTGTACGCAAACCTTCTACGAAGAAGCGTCCCACTGAATACCAAATTAAATATGTGAAGAATAATTCACCACGGCGTAAATTCACTTTTCGTAACGCGAGTAGTAAAATAACACCTGCAAAGTTCCATAATGATTCATATAAAAACGTTGGGTGATAATACACACCATCAATGTACATTTGATTAATAATGAAATCTGGTAAATGAAGACCTTCTAAAAACTGTCTCGTTACTTCATCACCATGCGCCTCTTGGTTCATAAAGTTTCCCCATCGGCCAATTGCTTGTCCTAGTAAAATACTCGGCGCAGCAATATCCGCTAACTTCCAGAATGAAAGCCCGCGTCGTTTCGCAAAAAGGATCCCTGTAATAACAGCCCCGATTAAACCACCATGAATCGCCAAACCACCTTGACGAATATTAATAATTTGACTCGGATTTTGCGAATAATATTCCCATTCAAAAATGACATAATACATTCTCGCAAAAAGAATCGCAATTGGTACTGCAATTAATACAAGATCGATAAATGTATCTTTGTGAATACCAAGCCTTTCTCCCTCGCGAGTTGCTAGCCAAAGACCTAATAGCACACCTGTACCGATAATAACCCCATACCAATAAACAGGGAACGGTCCAAGTTGGACTGCTATACGGTCAAGCTGTGGTACAGAACCTAACAGCATATATATGACCTCCCTCTCCAGAGTCTACTCTTGATTTCCTAACTCAATCGCACTCATTAATCGTTCAGAGAACTGCTGTGCCGCATTGACTCCCATACGTTTTAATCTGAAGTTCATCGCTGCTACTTCAATAATAACAGCCAAGTTTCGACCAGGACGAACTGGAAGTGTAATCTTCGTAAGTTCTGTATCAATAATCTTCATCTTCTCTTCATCAAGACCTAAGCGATCATAATTTTTCTTTTGATCCCAAATTTCAAGATTAATAACAAGCGTAATACGTTTATAATTTCGTACTGCCCCTGCACCGAATAACGTCATTACGTTAATGATACCTAGACCACGAATTTCTAATAAATGCTCAATTAAATCTGGTGAGCTTCCTACTAATGTGTCTTCATCTTCTTGACGAATTTCTACGCTATCATCCGCAACAAGGCGGTGACCACGCTTTACAAGCTCAAGCGCTGTCTCACTTTTCCCGACACCACTTTGACCTGTAATTAAAACACCCACGCCATAAATATCTACTAACACACCATGAACAGCTGTTGTTGGCGCTAACTTACCTTCTAAATAGTTTGTTAAACGACTTGATAATCTCGTCGTCGTTTGAGCAGAACGTAATAAAGGCACGCCTGATTCACGTGATGCTTGTAATAACTCATCCGGTACATCTTGATTACGAGTTACAATAATACAAGGCGTCTCTTCAGTACAAAGCGCTTTCATTCTCTCTTGCTTTTGCTCTGTCGTTAACGTATCAAAGAACGTAAGCTCCGTTTTTCCAAGAAGCTGTACGCGATCAGCTGGATAATATGTAAAAAATCCTGCCATTTCAATTCCAGGTCGTGATAAATCACTCGTATCAATCGGACGATGAATCCCTTCTTCACCACTTACTAACTCCAATTGAAATTGTTCAATTAAATCTTTTGTCCTTACTTTCGGCATATGTATAAACCTCCACTCCGCTGCGGGTTCAGTCTCATTTGATGTAAAATTCCATTCTATCGGATATTGTACCATTTTTTTCTGGAAACAAGAAACATGGTTCCTAATAAATAGAAAAAAACATTTCATATGAATCATGAAATGTTTTTCTTTTTGTCATTTTCTCTTTTTTTCATGTAATGGTTCAACAATTACTTTTTCAATTATCATATTAAAAATCGAAATACAAATTGCCGCAACAATCGCTACACCAAATCCAGATATATTAAAGGCGTCCCCTAATAATGAATCCGTCATCTTTAACGTAATCGCATTAATAACGATTAAGAAGAAACCGAAAGTTACAAGAGTAATTGGTAGCGTAATTAAAATTAAAAGCGGCTTTACAAATACGTTTAAAATCGCCAATATAATACTCGCAATAATTGCAGTTTGTATATTTGCTATGTAAAATGCGTCTGGTGCAACCCCTTTTAAAAGTCCGGATACAGCGATTAATACAACGCTATTTACAAGAAGTGATACAATCCATCTCATTTCCTTACACATCCTTTTAACATATATATTTCATCATACGCTAATAGATAATAAACGCAAGTAACACGCAAGCTCTTATACCAATTTATTCTATTCTTTATACTTGTATACCTACTAACAATCTTACCAGTTTTCCCTTAGTGAAATAAAAACCGAGTGTAATTTCCACTCGGTCTTCATTAACAACTTATTGCGATAATTCTACTTCTTTTATCTTCTCTTTCATTCTTGCTTTATCACGATCTAAAATCTCTTTTAAATACTTACCTGTATACGAGCGTTCTTCTTTCACTACTTGTTCTGGCGTTCCGGAAGCAACGATTTGTCCGCCTTTGTCTCCGCCTTCTGGTCCAAGGTCAATGATATAATCAGCTGTTTTAATAACATCTAAATTATGCTCAATTACAAGTACCGTCTCACCGCTCTCAACAAGACGTTGCAAAACTTCTAGAAGACGTGCAATATCATGTGCATGTAAGCCAGTCGTTGGCTCATCTAAAATGTATAACGTACGCCCTGTAGAACGACGGTGTAATTCAGAAGCTAATTTCACACGCTGCGCCTCACCACCTGATAACGTCGTAGCTGGTTGTCCTAATTTCATATAACCAAGCCCTACATCTACAAGCGTTTGAAGTTTACGCCTAATTTTCGGGATATTAGCAAAGAACTCTACCCCATCTTCAATTGTCATCCCTAACACTTCAGAAATATTCTTATCTTTATATTTCACTTCTAACGTTTCACGGTTGTAACGTTTACCGTGACAAACTTCACACGGAACATACACGTCTGGTAAGAAATGCATTTCAATTTTAATAATTCCATCACCACGACACGCTTCACAACGGCCACCCTTTACGTTAAAGCTGAAACGTCCTTTTTGATATCCACGTACTTTCGCTTCATTCGTTTGCGCAAATACATCACGAATATCATCAAATACACCCGTATATGTTGCTGGGTTGGAACGTGGTGTACGCCCGATTGGTGATTGATCAATATCAATAACTTTATCTAACTGCTCAAGACCTTTAATTTCTTTATGAGCCCCTGGCTTCGCTTTCGCCTTATATAACTTTTGAGCTAACGATTTGTATAGCACTTCATTAATCATCGTACTTTTTCCAGAGCCAGATACGCCTGTTACTGCTACAAATGTTCCTAGAGGGAATGACATCTTCGCATTCTTTAAGTTATTTTCTTTCGCACCGATAATCTCCACTTTACGTCCGTCACCTTTACGTCTTTCAAGTGGTACCGGAATAAACTCTTTACCGCTTAAATATTTCCCTGTTAATGAATTCTCGTCTTGCATAACTTCAGCCGGTGTACCTGCTGATACAACTTCACCACCATGAATACCTGCACCAGGTCCGATATCAAGTAAATAATCAGCAGCCATCATCGTATCTTCATCATGCTCAACAACGATTAACGTATTTCCTAAATCACGCATTTCCTGCAATGTGCGAATAAGACGATCATTATCACGCTGATGCAAACCGATAGAAGGCTCATCCAGAATGTAAAGTACGCCAGTAAGGCGCGAACCAATTTGTGTCGCTAAACGAATA
This Bacillus mycoides DNA region includes the following protein-coding sequences:
- a CDS encoding phage holin family protein, which codes for MRWIVSLLVNSVVLIAVSGLLKGVAPDAFYIANIQTAIIASIILAILNVFVKPLLILITLPITLVTFGFFLIVINAITLKMTDSLLGDAFNISGFGVAIVAAICISIFNMIIEKVIVEPLHEKKRK
- the lgt gene encoding prolipoprotein diacylglyceryl transferase; protein product: MLLGSVPQLDRIAVQLGPFPVYWYGVIIGTGVLLGLWLATREGERLGIHKDTFIDLVLIAVPIAILFARMYYVIFEWEYYSQNPSQIINIRQGGLAIHGGLIGAVITGILFAKRRGLSFWKLADIAAPSILLGQAIGRWGNFMNQEAHGDEVTRQFLEGLHLPDFIINQMYIDGVYYHPTFLYESLWNFAGVILLLALRKVNLRRGELFFTYLIWYSVGRFFVEGLRTDSLMLGPLRIAQVMSIGIVVISIIFIIVRRKMGQADKRYLEN
- the hprK gene encoding HPr(Ser) kinase/phosphatase, whose product is MPKVRTKDLIEQFQLELVSGEEGIHRPIDTSDLSRPGIEMAGFFTYYPADRVQLLGKTELTFFDTLTTEQKQERMKALCTEETPCIIVTRNQDVPDELLQASRESGVPLLRSAQTTTRLSSRLTNYLEGKLAPTTAVHGVLVDIYGVGVLITGQSGVGKSETALELVKRGHRLVADDSVEIRQEDEDTLVGSSPDLIEHLLEIRGLGIINVMTLFGAGAVRNYKRITLVINLEIWDQKKNYDRLGLDEEKMKIIDTELTKITLPVRPGRNLAVIIEVAAMNFRLKRMGVNAAQQFSERLMSAIELGNQE